In Aurantimicrobium minutum, the following proteins share a genomic window:
- a CDS encoding adenosine deaminase — protein MTDSYFVDGVDVRMLPKVSLHDHLDGSLRPETIIELAEAEGIELPVLDADGLGLWFAEQSNSGSLVEYLTTFDLTCAVMQTREGLTRVARESVIDLARDGVIYGELRWAPEQHLTAGLTLDQVVEYVQEGIEQGIVDAAAQGQMIRIGQLVTAMRHADRSLEIAQLAVRHRNNGVVGFDIAGAELGFPASKHKAAFDFLAQEHFPVTIHAGEADGLPSIESALYDGRALRLGHGVRLAEDITIDGSDAEATFVTLGTLSQWVKDRGITLELSPSSNLQTGAIAAWGTDILDHPFDLLYQLGMTVTVNTDNRLQSGTTLSKELWLVADAFSYGLSDLEAFQQNAAASAFLPLEDREALADAITEGFIEAVQNSR, from the coding sequence ATGACTGACTCCTATTTCGTTGATGGAGTCGACGTGAGGATGCTTCCCAAAGTTTCGCTCCACGATCACCTCGATGGTTCGCTTCGACCAGAAACCATCATTGAACTGGCAGAAGCAGAAGGCATTGAGCTTCCCGTGCTCGATGCTGATGGACTCGGTTTGTGGTTTGCGGAGCAATCCAACTCTGGTTCCCTCGTGGAGTATTTGACGACCTTTGATCTGACCTGTGCTGTGATGCAAACTCGCGAAGGGCTTACACGCGTGGCACGAGAGTCTGTCATTGACCTGGCACGAGATGGTGTGATCTATGGAGAGCTCCGCTGGGCTCCTGAACAACACCTCACCGCTGGCCTCACGCTTGATCAGGTCGTCGAGTATGTCCAAGAGGGTATTGAGCAGGGCATCGTTGATGCCGCCGCTCAAGGCCAGATGATTCGCATTGGACAGTTGGTGACTGCCATGCGTCACGCAGATCGTTCGCTCGAGATTGCACAGTTAGCCGTGCGTCACCGCAACAACGGAGTTGTTGGTTTCGATATTGCTGGCGCAGAACTGGGATTCCCTGCATCTAAGCACAAAGCCGCCTTTGACTTTCTTGCTCAGGAACACTTCCCCGTCACCATCCACGCTGGCGAAGCAGATGGTCTGCCCAGTATTGAAAGCGCACTCTATGACGGTCGTGCACTGCGTCTTGGGCACGGCGTGCGCCTGGCAGAGGACATCACCATTGACGGATCGGATGCTGAGGCCACTTTCGTCACCCTGGGCACCCTGTCTCAATGGGTCAAAGATCGCGGCATCACACTAGAGCTCAGCCCCAGCTCAAACTTGCAAACCGGTGCTATCGCTGCCTGGGGAACAGACATTCTTGATCACCCCTTTGATCTTCTTTATCAGCTGGGTATGACCGTCACTGTCAACACCGACAACCGTCTCCAAAGTGGAACAACCTTGTCTAAAGAACTCTGGCTCGTTGCCGACGCGTTCTCTTATGGGCTCAGTGACCTGGAAGCATTCCAGCAGAATGCTGCTGCTTCTGCCTTCTTGCCGCTCGAGGACCGTGAGGCGCTCGCCGATGCCATAACTGAGGGTTTTATCGAAGCGGTGCAGAACTCTCGCTAG